A genomic segment from Streptomyces sp. NBC_00459 encodes:
- a CDS encoding SGNH/GDSL hydrolase family protein, translating to MTSMSRARVARRIAAGAAYGGGGIGLMSAAAVGLVLAEVRMAKRQVGNGGGPHAPSADGLYGRGYATPGEPPLRLVLLGDSTAAGQGVHRARQTPGALLASGLSAFAERPVELRNVALPGAQSDDLDRQVALTVAASDRIPDVCVIMVGANDVTHRMPPTRSVRHLSSAVRRLRTAGAEVVVGTCPDLGTVEHVQQPLRWLARRASRQLAAAQTIGVVEQGGRTVSLGDLLGPEFEANPRELFGPDNYHPSAEGYATAAMAVLPTVCAALGLWPAEEERPDASRREGFLPVARAAAEAASEPGTEVTAAMPTGPRGPWALLKRRRRRRVPATDPSPAPTTPRGVSSG from the coding sequence ATGACGAGCATGTCCAGGGCAAGGGTGGCCCGCCGGATCGCGGCCGGCGCTGCGTACGGCGGTGGCGGGATCGGCCTGATGAGCGCGGCGGCCGTGGGACTGGTGCTGGCCGAGGTACGGATGGCGAAACGCCAGGTGGGCAACGGCGGCGGCCCGCACGCGCCGAGCGCGGACGGCCTGTACGGACGCGGGTACGCCACCCCCGGTGAGCCCCCGCTCAGACTCGTCCTGCTGGGCGACTCCACGGCGGCCGGCCAGGGCGTCCACCGGGCCCGCCAGACCCCGGGCGCGCTGCTCGCGTCCGGCCTGTCGGCGTTCGCGGAACGCCCGGTGGAACTGCGCAACGTGGCGCTGCCCGGCGCCCAGTCCGACGATCTGGACCGCCAGGTCGCGCTGACCGTCGCGGCCTCCGACCGGATCCCGGACGTCTGCGTGATCATGGTCGGCGCGAACGACGTCACGCACCGGATGCCCCCGACGCGCTCGGTCCGCCATCTGTCGTCTGCGGTACGCCGACTCCGTACGGCGGGTGCCGAGGTGGTCGTGGGCACCTGTCCCGACCTGGGCACCGTCGAGCACGTCCAGCAGCCGCTGCGCTGGCTGGCCCGGCGGGCGTCCCGGCAACTGGCGGCGGCACAGACGATCGGGGTCGTCGAGCAAGGGGGCCGCACGGTGTCGCTGGGCGACCTGCTCGGCCCCGAGTTCGAGGCCAACCCGCGCGAACTGTTCGGCCCGGACAACTACCACCCGTCCGCCGAGGGCTACGCGACGGCGGCGATGGCGGTCCTCCCGACGGTGTGCGCGGCGCTGGGCCTGTGGCCGGCGGAGGAGGAGCGCCCGGACGCGTCCCGCCGCGAGGGCTTCCTGCCGGTGGCGCGAGCGGCGGCGGAGGCGGCGTCGGAGCCGGGCACGGAGGTCACGGCGGCCATGCCCACGGGGCCCAGAGGACCCTGGGCACTCCTCAAGCGCAGGCGTCGGCGGCGGGTCCCGGCGACGGACCCGTCCCCCGCCCCGACCACCCCGAGGGGAGTGTCGAGCGGCTGA
- a CDS encoding 4-hydroxybenzoate 3-monooxygenase, whose amino-acid sequence MRTTVGIIGAGPAGLLLARLLHNAGIDSVVLESRDREYVERRQRAGILEQGTVDVLRAAGAGARMDREGLRHDGIELRYDKKRHRVDFPALTGGRSVMVYAQTEVCKDLIALQQAEGGPLLFEAEALGVEGADSGSPRVRFRHEGREDVLECEYVVGCDGFWGVARTAIPTELTRVFERSYPFGWLGILADVPPSHDELVYARHDRGFALLSMRSPSVSRLYLQVPDGTDADEWSNEEIWDELERRFETADGWKLDRGPITQKSVTPMRSYVHEPMRYGRLFLAGDAAHIVPPTGAKGLNLAVGDVVTFARALAHEKETGSARLLDAYSETCLRRVWQAERFSYDMTTLLHRTPDATPFEDRLQLARLERIAGARSAETDLAEGYTGFPLE is encoded by the coding sequence ATGCGTACCACCGTCGGCATCATCGGAGCCGGCCCCGCCGGGCTCCTGCTCGCCCGGCTGCTCCACAACGCCGGAATCGACTCGGTCGTCCTGGAGAGCCGCGACCGGGAGTACGTGGAGCGGCGGCAGCGGGCCGGGATCCTGGAGCAGGGCACCGTCGACGTGCTGCGGGCGGCCGGGGCCGGCGCACGCATGGACCGGGAGGGCCTGCGCCACGACGGCATCGAGCTGCGCTACGACAAAAAGCGCCACCGCGTCGACTTCCCCGCGCTCACCGGCGGCCGGTCCGTGATGGTGTACGCGCAGACCGAGGTCTGCAAGGACCTCATCGCCCTCCAGCAGGCGGAGGGCGGCCCGCTGCTCTTCGAGGCGGAGGCGCTCGGGGTCGAGGGGGCCGACAGCGGCAGCCCGCGCGTGCGGTTCCGGCACGAGGGGCGCGAGGACGTACTGGAGTGCGAGTACGTCGTCGGGTGCGACGGCTTCTGGGGGGTGGCCCGTACGGCGATCCCCACCGAACTCACCCGGGTCTTCGAACGGTCGTACCCCTTCGGCTGGCTCGGCATCCTCGCCGACGTACCGCCCTCGCACGACGAACTGGTCTACGCCCGCCATGACCGTGGCTTCGCCCTCCTGTCCATGCGCTCCCCGTCCGTCTCCCGCCTCTACCTCCAGGTGCCGGACGGCACGGACGCCGACGAATGGAGCAACGAGGAGATCTGGGACGAGCTGGAGCGCCGCTTCGAGACCGCCGACGGCTGGAAGCTCGACCGCGGGCCCATCACCCAGAAGTCCGTGACACCGATGCGGAGTTACGTCCACGAGCCGATGCGGTACGGACGGCTGTTCCTGGCCGGGGACGCCGCGCACATCGTGCCGCCCACCGGCGCCAAGGGGCTCAACCTCGCCGTCGGGGACGTCGTGACCTTCGCACGCGCACTCGCGCACGAGAAGGAGACGGGGTCGGCGCGGCTGCTCGACGCCTACTCCGAGACCTGTCTGCGCCGCGTCTGGCAGGCCGAGCGGTTCTCGTACGACATGACGACCCTTCTGCACCGGACCCCGGACGCCACCCCCTTCGAGGACAGGCTCCAGCTGGCCCGGCTGGAGCGGATCGCCGGCGCCCGTTCGGCGGAGACCGACCTCGCCGAGGGGTACACGGGATTCCCCCTTGAGTGA
- a CDS encoding Bax inhibitor-1/YccA family protein — translation MRSSNPVFSRRGFSRDNGYAGFNTAPQAGGVGTQSGNPYADQQAQQGGNPYATNPYAQQDLQHGAPPQAPVSTGRMTMDDVVMRTATTLGVLVVTAALAWALLPVDDANINRSYGIAIGAGLVAMVLGLVQSFKRKASPALIVTYAALEGVFLGVISSVVDNRIASGAAMQAVIGTMAVFTAVLVAYKAGWIRVNRRFYGFVMAAALGFVLLMAVNLLFAVFGGGDGLGFRSGGLGIMFGIIGILLGACFLALDFKQVEDGIAYGAPREEAWLAAFGLTMTLVWIYMEFLRLIAILQGND, via the coding sequence ATGAGGAGCAGCAACCCGGTCTTCTCGCGACGGGGGTTCAGCCGCGACAACGGCTACGCGGGCTTCAACACCGCGCCGCAGGCCGGGGGCGTCGGTACGCAGTCGGGCAACCCGTACGCGGACCAGCAGGCCCAGCAGGGCGGCAACCCGTACGCGACCAACCCCTACGCCCAGCAGGACCTTCAGCACGGCGCACCGCCGCAGGCCCCGGTCTCCACCGGCCGGATGACGATGGACGACGTCGTCATGCGGACCGCCACCACTCTTGGTGTGCTGGTCGTCACGGCGGCGCTCGCCTGGGCACTCCTGCCGGTCGACGACGCGAACATCAACCGGTCCTACGGCATCGCCATCGGCGCCGGTCTGGTCGCGATGGTCCTGGGCCTCGTCCAGTCCTTCAAGCGCAAGGCCTCGCCCGCGCTGATCGTGACGTACGCGGCGCTCGAGGGTGTCTTCCTCGGTGTCATCTCCAGCGTCGTCGACAACCGCATCGCGAGCGGCGCGGCCATGCAGGCCGTGATCGGCACGATGGCGGTCTTCACCGCCGTACTCGTGGCGTACAAGGCGGGCTGGATCCGCGTCAACCGCCGCTTCTACGGCTTCGTGATGGCGGCCGCGCTCGGCTTCGTGCTGCTGATGGCCGTGAACCTCCTGTTCGCGGTGTTCGGCGGCGGTGACGGCCTCGGCTTCCGCAGCGGCGGCCTCGGCATCATGTTCGGCATCATCGGCATCCTGCTCGGTGCGTGCTTCCTCGCCCTCGACTTCAAGCAGGTCGAGGACGGCATCGCCTACGGCGCGCCGCGCGAGGAGGCCTGGCTCGCCGCCTTCGGCCTCACGATGACGCTGGTCTGGATCTACATGGAGTTCCTGCGGCTGATCGCGATCCTGCAGGGCAACGACTAG
- a CDS encoding acetyl-CoA C-acetyltransferase — protein MPEAVIVSTARSPIGRAFKGSLKELRADDLTATIIQAALAKIPELDPRDIDDLMLGCGLPGGEQGNNLGRIVAVQMGMDYLPGCTITRYCSSSLQTSRMALHAIKAGEGDVFISAGVEMVSRFAKGNSDSLPDTRNPLFAEAEARTAAVAEQEGTSWHDPREDGLVPDAYISMGQTAENLARIKGVTRLDMDEFGVRSQNLAEEAIKNGFWEREITPVTLPDGTVVSKDDGPRAGVTLEGTQGLKPVFRPDGLVTAGNCCPLNDGAAAVVIMSDTKAAELGLTPLARIVSTGVSGLSPEIMGLGPVEASQQALRRAGLTIDDIDLAEINEAFAAQVIPSYRDLGLPLEKLNVNGGAIAVGHPFGMTGARITGTLINSLQFHDKQFGLETMCVGGGQGMAMVIERLS, from the coding sequence ATGCCGGAAGCCGTCATCGTCTCGACCGCCCGCTCCCCCATCGGACGCGCCTTCAAGGGCTCCCTCAAGGAGCTGCGCGCCGACGATCTCACCGCCACGATCATCCAGGCCGCCCTGGCCAAGATCCCCGAGCTGGACCCGCGGGACATCGACGACCTGATGCTCGGCTGCGGTCTGCCCGGCGGCGAGCAGGGCAACAACCTCGGGCGGATCGTCGCCGTACAGATGGGCATGGACTACCTGCCGGGCTGCACGATCACCCGTTACTGTTCGTCGTCGCTCCAGACATCCCGCATGGCACTGCATGCCATCAAGGCGGGCGAGGGCGACGTCTTCATCTCGGCCGGTGTCGAGATGGTCTCCCGGTTCGCCAAGGGCAACTCGGACTCCCTGCCCGACACGCGCAACCCGCTCTTCGCCGAGGCCGAGGCCCGTACCGCCGCCGTCGCGGAGCAGGAGGGCACCTCGTGGCACGACCCGCGCGAGGACGGCCTCGTCCCGGACGCCTACATCTCGATGGGGCAGACCGCCGAGAACCTCGCCCGCATCAAGGGCGTGACGCGTCTGGACATGGACGAGTTCGGTGTCCGTTCGCAGAACCTCGCCGAGGAAGCCATCAAGAACGGCTTCTGGGAGCGCGAGATCACCCCGGTGACGCTGCCCGACGGCACGGTCGTCAGCAAGGACGACGGTCCGCGTGCGGGCGTGACCCTGGAGGGCACCCAGGGACTCAAGCCGGTGTTCCGTCCGGACGGGCTGGTCACGGCGGGCAACTGCTGCCCGCTGAACGACGGCGCCGCGGCGGTCGTGATCATGAGCGACACGAAGGCCGCCGAGCTGGGCCTGACCCCGCTGGCCCGCATCGTCTCCACCGGTGTCTCCGGCCTCTCCCCCGAGATCATGGGCCTCGGCCCGGTCGAGGCGTCCCAGCAGGCGCTGCGCCGCGCCGGCCTGACCATCGACGACATCGACCTGGCCGAGATCAACGAGGCGTTCGCCGCCCAGGTGATCCCCTCCTACCGCGACCTCGGCCTCCCGCTGGAGAAGCTGAACGTCAACGGCGGCGCCATCGCCGTGGGCCACCCCTTCGGCATGACGGGCGCCCGGATCACCGGCACGCTCATCAACTCCCTCCAGTTCCACGACAAGCAGTTCGGCCTGGAGACGATGTGCGTCGGCGGCGGCCAGGGCATGGCGATGGTCATCGAGCGCCTCAGCTGA
- a CDS encoding DUF4287 domain-containing protein encodes MSHVLSEETHRNMLARIPHCTGREVSDWLRTVDEGPSLFRFEEKVSWLRHEHNLAYGHAKAIIHEYDLRRAARKFL; translated from the coding sequence ATGTCCCACGTCCTCTCCGAGGAGACCCACCGCAACATGCTCGCCCGCATCCCCCACTGCACCGGTCGTGAAGTCTCCGACTGGTTGCGCACCGTCGACGAAGGCCCCTCCCTCTTCCGCTTCGAGGAGAAGGTCAGCTGGCTCCGGCACGAGCACAATCTCGCGTACGGCCACGCCAAGGCGATCATTCACGAGTACGACCTGAGGAGGGCCGCGCGCAAGTTCCTCTGA